The segment GTTTGCCAGCCTGGCTTTCATACTCCCCCCGAATAAGCAGTGCCCAAATATTTTTTCAGCCGCCGCGCGAGAGCGATGCGCTGGCGTCCGGTCAGATGCCGGCCGAACTCGATTTCGCGCCCGTGCGACCGCACCGTCAATCGTTGCCGCGCGTCGCACTGGACGCGCGCCCAGAAACAGTTGATTTCGACGCGCCGTAATTCTCCTGCTTCATGGAATTCGAGCAGAAGGTTGTTTTCGGCAATGCTGATTCTCTCGAAGTCGCAAGCATGGCGCTCAATATATCGAAATGCCAGATACAGCACTAACACCTCGAGCCCGGCAAACGGCAGAATCAGCCAGGCGCCGAGCGTGGCGAAAACCAGCGCGATGCCGAACGTAACGGTTGATACGAGCGCAAAAACGAAGTGACGGCCGGACGTTGAAAGCGAGCAGTTGCGTTTGGCAGTCAGCGAATAAGTTGCGGTCGGAGCGCCGTTGATTGCCATGCGCTGTTCCCCATGACCAAGGCTCTTCATTCAGGACGGCGCGATCGCGATGAATCCGGCAATGCACGCGCCGAAAATTTAGCATAGCGGCCCGGGCATAGCAAGGTGCGCGCATTGCCCGCATTACGGCGCATGCTTCGGCGCTGCAGCGTTGCACTTCAGGTAAAGCGTAACCGGCCTGTCGTTTATCAGATAGACTTTCCTATCGGCGCCGAAGCGGCCTGCCGCCACCTCACCGTGATCTTGCGAGCCAGCGTTTCGATAACATCGAACAATCGCATCGCCTGATCGGGAAGGGCGGCTGCGCTGAAGCGCGCCCGCGTGCGATCCGGCTGCGGGGCGGCTTCTGCAGCATGCGTCGTCCCGCTGCTATGTGCGAAACCGAAC is part of the Burkholderiales bacterium genome and harbors:
- a CDS encoding DUF2244 domain-containing protein, which produces MAINGAPTATYSLTAKRNCSLSTSGRHFVFALVSTVTFGIALVFATLGAWLILPFAGLEVLVLYLAFRYIERHACDFERISIAENNLLLEFHEAGELRRVEINCFWARVQCDARQRLTVRSHGREIEFGRHLTGRQRIALARRLKKYLGTAYSGGV